In Indicator indicator isolate 239-I01 chromosome 28, UM_Iind_1.1, whole genome shotgun sequence, one DNA window encodes the following:
- the ALAD gene encoding delta-aminolevulinic acid dehydratase produces MQADSILHSGYFHPVLRSWQCTTTTFDASNLIYPIFVTDSPDAVEPIPSLPGQARYGVNKLEGMLRPLVRDGLKCVLIFGVPSKVHKDERGSAADAEDTPAIQAIRKICSTFPELLIACDVCLCPYTSHGHCGILREDGTIQNELSCQRLAEVALAYARAGCHIVAPSDMMDGRVAAMRKALVSSDLGNKVSVMSYSAKFASCFYGPFRDAAQSKPAFGDRRCYQLPPGARGLALRAVDRDVREGADMLMVKPGMPYLDLVRDVKDRHPTHPLAVYHVSGEFAMLWHGAQAGAFSLEAAVKEAMTAFRRAGADIIITYFTPQLLRWLREEAAAGRA; encoded by the exons ATGCAGGCAGACTCCATCCTTCACAGTGGCTACTTCCACCCCGTGCTGCGCTCCTGGCAGTGCACCACAACTACCTTTGATGCCTCCAACCTCATCTACCCCATTTTTGTCAC TGACAGCCCTGATGCAGTGGAGCCtatccccagcctccctggacaagcCAG GTATGGAGTCAACAAGCTGGAGGGGATGCTGCGTCCCCTCGTCAGGGATGGTCTCAAGTGTGTGCTCATCTTCGGGGTGCCCAGCAAGGTCCACAAG GATGAGAggggctctgctgctgatgcAGAGGACACCCCTGCCATCCAGGCCATCAGGAAGATCTGCTCCaccttcccagagctgctcattGCCTGTGATGTCTGCTTGTGCCCTTACACCTCCCACGGCCACTGCg GCATCCTGCGGGAAGATGGCACCATCCAGAACGAGCTCAGCTGCCAGCGGCTGGCAGAAGTGGCCCTGGCCTACGCCAGAGCAG GCTGCCACATCGTTGCCCCCTCAGACATGATGGACGGGCGCGTGGCCGCCATGAGGAAGGCTCTGGTCTCCAGTGACCTGGGCAACAAG GTCTCAGTGATGAGCTACAGTGCCAAGTTTGCTTCGTGCTTCTATGGGCCTTTCAG ggatgctgcTCAGTCCAAGCCTGCCTTCGGAGACCGCCGATGCTACCAGCTGCCCCCGGGCGCCAGGGGCCTGGCCCTGCGTGCTGTG GACCGGGACGTGCGGGAGGGAGCAGATATGCTGATGGTGAAGCCAGGGATGCCCTACCTGGACCTCGTGAGGGACGTCAAGGATCGA caccccacGCACCCGCTGGCCGTGTACCACGTCTCGGGAGAGTTCGCCATGCTGTGGCACGGGGCCCAGGCCGGGGCCTTCAGCCTGGAGGCCGCAGTCAAGGAGGCGATGACGGCCTTCAGGCGTGCAG GGGCCGACATCATCATCACCTACTTCACGCCACAGCTCCTGCGCTGGCTCAgggaggaggcggcggcagGGCGGGCCTGA
- the HDHD3 gene encoding haloacid dehalogenase-like hydrolase domain-containing protein 3, translated as MLRLRLLTWDVKDTLLRMRQPVGESYAAEARAYGVQVQPEALARSFREAYGEQSRQFPNYGRGQGLSSRQWWVDVVKQTFRLSGVHEDKVLTLMAEKLYQDFCSAGNWELLPGASETLRQCRQRGFRMGVVSNFDQRLETILCQCNLRHHFDFVLTSEGTGFAKPDGRIFQQALGLGGVPPGQAAHVGDDYSRDYRAARAVGMHSFLLCTAQQGVQPDVLPEHVLPTLSHLLALIEKG; from the coding sequence atgctTAGGCTCCGCTTGCTAACATGGGATGTGAAGGACACCCTGCTGCGGATGCGGCAGCCGGTGGGGGAGAGCTACGCAGCCGAGGCCCGGGCTTACGGGGTGCAGGTGCAGCCAGAGGCTCTGGCTCGGTCGTTCCGGGAGGCGTACGGAGAACAGAGCCGGCAGTTCCCCAACTACGGCCGGGGCCAGGGCCTCAGCTCCCGGCAGTGGTGGGTCGACGTCGTGAAGCAGACCTTCAGGCTCTCGGGTGTGCACGAAGACAAAGTGCTGACGCTGATGGCAGAAAAGCTCTACCAGGACTTCTGCAGCGCCGgcaactgggagctgctgccggGCGCCAGCGAGACCCTGAGGCAGTGCCGCCAGCGAGGCTTCCGCATGGGGGTCGTCTCCAACTTCGACCAGAGGCTGGAAACCATCCTCTGCCAGTGCAACCTGCGGCACCACTTCGACTTTGTCCTCACCTCCGAGGGCACAGGCTTTGCCAAGCCGGATGGGAGGATCTTCCAGCAGGCTCTGGGCCTCGGCGGGGTGCCCCCGGGGCAGGCGGCTCATGTCGGGGACGACTATAGCCGGGATTACCGAGCAGCCAGGGCCGTGGGCATGCACAGcttcctgctctgcactgcccagCAGGGTGTGCAGCCGGACGTGCTTCCCGAGCACGTCCTGCCCACACTCAGCCACCTCCTGGCTCTCATTGAGAAGGGGTAA